The segment TTGGTAGGGTTGCTACATATGCATTGAACTTAACTGGCATCTTCTACTGTCAAATAGCATCCAATTCAAGCTCAGAGGAGCTTTTAAGCTGGACCTACTTCAAGTAAGTTTTACACAGTGGTTTATTAGGTGCATGAAGCTTATTTGCTCGTACTTGCCAATTTGGATGTAAGGATGGTTACTAGTTTATTGCCCCATTTTGCATAGTATGATTGACCAACATTGCCTATGTTTTGAATGAATCAGGAAAAATCAGGGTACTGATTCTTCCATGGAGAACCTATccacagaagaagaaaatgaagaaagccCAGAAAAAGATGTTGGTAGTAGGGCGTATGGCAATGGTATACTTGAAAATCATCCAGTTGCGATGTTTCAAAACGGTGTCCTAAGGACCAATTGTATAGACTGTTTAGATCGGACAAACGTTGCCCAATATGCCTATGGGCTAGTTGCTTTAGGACGTCAATTACATACGTTAGGGCTTACTGATTCCCCCAAAATGGACCTGGATAACCCTTTGGCGGAGGAGTTGATGCGGGCTTATGAGAACATGGGTGACACCCTTGCATTACAATATGGTGGCTCTGCAGCACATAATAAGGTACCTCTATATGGATCATACAGgcttctataattttttattagaatgAAGAATCTTAGTCACGTATCAATTATGTTTCTTTAACAAGTTGTTTAGTTACAGCTATATAGTCATATTTGAGTTGGTCAACTTGAAATCCTGATTTAGAtaggaaaagagaagagaaagttCTATTATACTGGGTAGAAATTGGCTAATACTTACGGTGTTATCATGTGATTCCCTAATGTATGGATCTTTACGCCCCATTTGTTCGTGGCAGTATTGATAAAAATGTTTAGAAGACCATTCATATTTTTTGGTTGTGAACTCCCTAATAAATAGGCTTTAGCATGTCCTATTCCATTCATGCTTGTGTATTGCCACTGTGAGTTGGTCGTTAtccacatattttttaattcacacCCAACAGATATTTTCCGAGAGGAGAGGCCAATGGAAAGCTGCAACACAGTCTCAGGAGTTTTTCAGAACACTACAACGTTATTGCAACAATGCATACCTAGATGCTGAGAAACAACGGGCCATTAACGTGTAAGTCAGAGATTCATATAGTGTTCGCATGTTTTATAAACTTTGCACCGGGAAGAAATGACGAACTATTTGACATGTATTTCCTCAGGTTCTTAGGTTACTATCAGCCACAGCTGGGAAAGCCAGCTTTGTGGGAATTAGACTCTGACCAACATTATGATCTAGGCAAGCGCGTTACTGATCTTATTGATGATAATTTCAGGTACATATTTATGCaatatgaatttaatagaCATTCTGCAGAGAGCATATCATGTGTAGCATAAAATGAGAGATGACAAATAAAAGAACGCACTCTATGTTATCTTTGTTATAATTTGTTAAAGAATTGAATGGTACTTAGAATTCTTAAATGGGATTTTCACCCTCCTGAAGGACATCTTTTAAAAGATCACTATCAGATGGCAATATACTTGGTCAGAGTGAGTCTGATGTGTTGAATACACATGACGGAAGCAGCAGGCCCTCTCCTCATTTGAACGAAGGATGTACTAAAGGCTTCTCAGAGTCTGCACCAGAGGTCTCAACTTGCGAGGATATATCTCTTTGCAGGTCTGTCAACATCACATTTCCTATGGTTTTCCTTCTTACATTGTTGGATTTAATACAATGGTGTGTGATaacaaaaaatgtaattatcctaaaaaaaaaattggtctTTGTCATAGGTATACTCCCTCTGTGTGTACTAGACAACTACAGGAAAACATGCAGGATGATCAAATGCTTGATCATATTTGCCACGATGAGCATGGGGATTCATGCAGCTGCTCTAATTTTCTGGATATGGACTGGATTTCTTCATCTGGGAATTCTTGTGAAGATGAGTTGTGTGAAAGGTATTTGTATTGTTGTGCATTCTTATAGCTTTTGCTTTCCTCTCAGTTCTCAAAGTCGCTAGGATTCTGACATTTGAAGGCTTGATTTCCAAGAAACAATGAATAATCTGACAGAATTGAATCACCCTTTGATTTTTGCTGGTTTTCATTGCCTTCTGTAGATTTTGGTTACTTTTACGCTTAGAGGGATCTGTTTACTGATTATTGTACGTGGTTGATAGGTCTGTCACCAGTCTTTCATCGGAAAATGTTGCAAGTGAGATGAAGATTGACTTTATCTCGTCTGCAAGTGAGTCTGGATCAAGCTCAAAGGTTAGTAGTTTATTTACTCTCACTCGTTTGGTTCTTGAAAAATCAATTCTATATGCTTTTATCAGAGGATGGAAATCAATTTCATCGAATTTGATACAATTCTTCCCAATCaaaaaacaaggaaataaGACGAGATCTCCCGGCAATCCTTGCATCATCACTCTTGGTGTAGAAAATCACGTGTTCATCTACAATATTTAATCCCTACTTTCTCTATGATCATCATTATCACGCCATACTGCAAATCCAAACTAATTAAGCATCTACTAATCTGTCTTGTTTAGGTAAAAGAACGGTCTGGAACTGACCTTAGTCGTGACGATATCGTCACTGAATACTCCGATCATTTTGTCGACTGGGTCAGCCATGGTGGGATGCTCTTCTGGTGAAGCTTACTCGAAGTTACTAATCAACATTGACTTCTTTCATCGGAGAAATTACATCCAAAGGGTGTAGTTTCTGTAGCCAAAAGTgaacaaaataacattatCAGTCAGCTCGGTGAGGCAATAAATGAAGGACGGTAAGATATCTGGGNagagagagagagagagagagagagagagagagagagagagagagaggcataGTTTGTATTGTGCAGCAAATTTTGATGTTCAGGTCATCTGTGAGTAGCCAGCAGCAGCCATTAACGGACTGTAGAGAGCTCTGCCAAAGAAAAGCtagaagatgaagaataaGAGTTTGAAGAGCTAACTTTGTATCTGGAGGGGAGCCACACACACAGAATGAATAACTCACTCCaggttcttgattcttatAGTTTTCACATTGTAAATATTTGTAGGCAAATCTATTATTCCATTGGATATCTCCCAAATTAACAATTGCAGATACATCATAGTGTCTCTTCAATCCCCCTGTTTGTGAAAACAAATATCATCAGATCATGTATAATTCtgtgaaaaaaataaggtaaatttttcatctttagaAGAAGGGTTCTCTGGATTCTTATATATGCTGCTGCAGGTTCATCACAGCAAATCCTCCTGAAGCCCACCATTAATGGGGCAACAGGATTGCATTAAGACAGAGAAAAACCAGGTTATTTTTGTTCTCTACCAATGCATAATCTTCATATATTTTGATGTGTGTTCAAGatcaacaattttaaataagcaaaatgcatattttaaagttcaaatctaatgaaaataataataataataataataataattaatttgtttcattgttattatttttataattacttttacaaatttattaaattttaactcaaaacaaaattgaccgttgcaaaataaaattgaataaatgttgttattttttgaaataaatatatgtttagaTTTAATCCATacttgtttatatatttaaattgctATAATTATCTATTTAGAtttctttcaagtttttatttttaaaataacataattagttaattttttttaaatcaccCATCAACGTGTTTGTATAtggggaaaaggaaaaatgattatggtatgataaaataatttttatgtaaaCTGTATTAAAAGatcttttaaattcaaattctcattctagttaaattaaaaaacaaaatagtttcgtatttattaagattatattaaatataatgtggaattaaaaattgtataattaataaggttttcattcatatattttgatgtaattattaattcttctatgaaaataatatatatatatatatatatatatattaattttgattttaatcttacttttaaaaaattctctcTATGAATTATTTATGTCATCtgaatttattcatttaaaactcTACATTAGTTTTCTACCTTCGTTAAACCTTCATTCTTGACGTTTTTGTAGAGTAATCTAGTTATTGATTCGAGATTGAGTCTATCCATAAACAACTtgaatgaaacaaaaacaaaattatgctTATATTGAACATTGCTTGTGATTCTTCTGGTATATATTCgatgaaagaaattaaacggTAGATCATAAGAACCTTGCCCGATAATAAACTTAGCTTTAGATTTTATGAGCTTTCTTATGCTAGATGAACAcaattctccacaatggtataatattgtccactttgaatataagGTCTCATGACTTTGAGGtttccaaaatgcctcataccaatagaagTAGTATTCGTTCATATCCAGCCTTTTAGATATCCAGCCTTTTAGACAGAAAAACTTAGATGGATGGATTTTCTATTGTACTCCTGTTCTGATTAtcctataaataaaatgagttGGTCTATCTTCTAAAATTCATTTGTCAATTGCATATCTACAGATTAAAAGTTAACTGCATGTCGTCGAAACTCATTTTCTTGAACAAACACAAATTACAAAATCGCAGCAGCTTAACTTAAAACTGATTCTGTGCGAAtcgaaatttttgttgatatcATCAACTCTGTGACCTGATATGACCACATCACTCGAGAGTTCTTCATATCATGATTGATAATAGGACTCTTGTGAACAgataatacattaaaaaaattgttgaagattGAAAAACAGTCTTCCGATGCGCGaatacaatgaaaaaaatgttaacaaTCACATTCAGTTGATACTTGAAAATCCTTCACATCAGATCTAGCAATGCATCCAAATTTGACGAACAAAGAAATGCGTAAACAAACAATCTATGATTCCTACACTACATTCAGCCAAAATCCACAACTAAGCAAGAACGAAAACAGAAAAATCGCCTTGGAATTCCAGATTTCCATAGAAGTTAATCAATAATCAGATCGCGATGTGAAAATGATCC is part of the Cucurbita pepo subsp. pepo cultivar mu-cu-16 chromosome LG12, ASM280686v2, whole genome shotgun sequence genome and harbors:
- the LOC111806958 gene encoding phosphoinositide phosphatase SAC2-like, with amino-acid sequence MGAEIEEQNWIHDKPDPNSLCLQKFRLYETRSNFYMIGRDKNRTFWKVLKISRLEPSDLNILEDSTVYTDNECFDLLKRINEGNKLTGGLKFVTTCYGIVGIIKFLGPHYMLLITKRRKIGTICGHAIYAITKSEMIPIPNSTARSNLDISKGENRYKKLLRTVDLRKDFFFSYSYNVMRCLQKNICDNKTGHLLYDTTFVWNEFLTRGIRNTLNNTIWTVALVYGFFKQVDLSLSGKDFKLTLIARRSRHYAGTRFLKRGVNEKGRVANDVETEQIVFEDASDGRQTRISSVVQNRGSIPLFWSQETSRLNIRPDIILLKKDPNYEATRLHFENLVLRYGNPIIILNLIKTREKKPREGILRAEFANAIRHINKSLPAENRLRFLHWDLNKHAKSKASNVLMQLGRVATYALNLTGIFYCQIASNSSSEELLSWTYFKKNQGTDSSMENLSTEEENEESPEKDVGSRAYGNGILENHPVAMFQNGVLRTNCIDCLDRTNVAQYAYGLVALGRQLHTLGLTDSPKMDLDNPLAEELMRAYENMGDTLALQYGGSAAHNKIFSERRGQWKAATQSQEFFRTLQRYCNNAYLDAEKQRAINVFLGYYQPQLGKPALWELDSDQHYDLGKRVTDLIDDNFRTSFKRSLSDGNILGQSESDVLNTHDGSSRPSPHLNEGCTKGFSESAPEVSTCEDISLCRYTPSVCTRQLQENMQDDQMLDHICHDEHGDSCSCSNFLDMDWISSSGNSCEDELCERSVTSLSSENVASEMKIDFISSASESGSSSKVKERSGTDLSRDDIVTEYSDHFVDWVSHGGMLFW